The DNA sequence GGGTGCTCCTGGCTGCCCGCCAGCTCTCCCGCACCCCCGGGCTTTATACGGCCCCGCTGATCCTCCTGGTGTTGACGCTGAGCCTGTCCGCGTTCACCGCCTCGCTGGCTCAGACGCTGGATAACCATCTGTACGACCAGATGTACTACAAGTACGGCGCGGACATGAGCCTCGTCGAGCTCGGCGAGAGCACGGAGACGAGCGGCGGAGGCTTCGGGGCCCTCGGCGGCGGGGGAGGAGGCGGCGGGGGCGAGGCCACCACCCCCGAGGAGGAGGAGGGGCCGCGTTGGCTCTTCCTGCCGGTGTCCGAACACCTTAAGGTGCCGGGCGTTCAGGCGGCCACCCGGGTGGGCCGTTACACGGCCACCACCCGGCTGAGCGGGGGAACGCAGAAGGGCGTGTTCATCGGCGTGGACCGGGTTGATTTCCTCAAAGTGGCTTTCTGGCGATGGGACTTCGCCCCCTCATCGTTGGGCTCTCTCATGAACGCGTTGGCCATCGCCCCGGAGGGCGTGCTGGTCCCGCGGGACTTCATGGCGATCCACGCCTTGAATGTGGGAGACACGATTCGCGTCTCTGTGGATACCTATGGGCAGCGCACCGAGATGGATATGAAAGTCGTGGGGATCATCGATCTCTTCCCCACGTGGTACCCCGAGGAGGATGGCCCCCTGTTCGTGGGGAATCTGGAGTATCTCTTCGAGCAAGCGGGGGGGCAATTCCCATACGACGTATGGCTAAAGACGGATCCCAACGCGGATTACTATCAGATTGCGGAGGGGGTACGTGATCTGAACCTGCGTCTGCTGGACTGGAGGGCTCCGCTCCTGGAGGTCGCAAAGGAGCAGCAGCGCCCGGAGCGACAGGGGCTCTTCGGCCTTCTGTCCGTCGGCTTCGCCGCTGCCGCCCTGCTCACGGTGCTGGGATTCCTGCTCTACGCCCTGTTCTCGTTCCGGCGTCGCTTCATCGAGTTGGGGATCCTGCGAGCCGTCGGCCTATCATCCAGCCAGATGGCGGTGTTCCTGGCCTGGGAGCTGGCCTTCCTGATCCTCACGGGGCTGGTGGCCGGCACCGCGCTGGGCGCATGGGTCAGCGAACTGTTCATCCCCTATCTGCAGGTGGGCAGCGGCCCCTCGGCCCGCATCCCACCCTTCCTGGTGGAGATCGCATGGCCCGCCATCCTGCGCATCTATGCCCTGTTCGGCCTGCTGTTCGTCGTGGCCCTCGGGGCGCTCGTGGCACTGCTTCTCCGCATGAAGATCTTCCAGGCAGTCAAACTGGGTGAGACGGCGTGATATGGCACAAGAACCTTTCATTATCTGCGATAATCTGGTAAAGATTTACAAGGTCGCCGACCTGGAGGTGGTGGCCCTGCAGGGGCTGGACCTGGTCGTGGCCCCCGGCGAGCTACTGGGCATCGTCGGCGCCAGCGGTAGCGGCAAATCGACGCTCATGAACATCCTGGGGGGGCTCGACCGTCCATCGGCCGGGCGGGTCTGGGTGGACGGCTACGACCTGCTCAAGCTCTCGGACGCCGAGCTCAACCGCTACCGGAGGTCCAAGGTGGGGTTCGTCTGGCAACAGGGCGCCCGAAACCTGATCCCCTACCTGAACGCGCTGGAGAACGTCATGCTGCCCATGACGCTGGCGGGCGTGACGGGCCGGAAGAAGCGCCAGCGAGCGGAGGAGCTGCTGGAGGCGGTCGGGCTGGCGGAGCGTCGCCATCACAAACTGGCTCAGATGTCCGGCGGCGAGCAGCAGCGCGTGGCCATCGCGGTCGCCCTGGCCAACAATCCCTCCCTCCTCCTGGCGGACGAGCCGACCGGCGAGGTGGACTCGGCGACGGCACTGACGATCTACCAGACGTTCCAGGACCTGAACCGAGAGTTCGGGCTGACCACGCTGATCGTCAGCCACGATCCGGGCATCGCCCGACACGTGAACCGGGTCGTCGCCATCCGGGACGGCAAGACGGCCAGCGAGACGGTGCGCCAAACCGTGGCGGCCGTCTCGCCCGAGGGCGACCTGGTTACGGAGGGCGAGGGCCAGGAAGAGGAGATCTTCGAGGAGCTGGTCGTGTTGGACTCGGCCGGCCGGCTGCAAGTCCCCAAGGAATACCTGGAGCACTTTGGCATCAAGGGGCGCGCCCGCCTGGAGATGACGGAGGAGGGGATCCTGATCCTCCCGGCCCCGCAATCCGCCTACACGCAGGCCGCGGAGACCCCCGTGGCCGACCTCGTACCGACGTCCCGGTCCGAGAGGCGAGGTTTGCGCAAGCTGTTCAGCCGTTGGCGGCGTGATGGCCAGAGCAGGAGGGAGTCTTGATGGTCGAAGCGATGAACGTCGGCGCCAATGGATACATCGTGGAGACGGAAGATCTGTGGCGCGTGTACAAGGTGGGATCCCAAGAGGTCCCGGCCCTGCGAGGCGTCAATCTGCACATCCCCGCGGGACGCTTCGTGGCGCTGAAGGGCCGATCCGGCAGCGGCAAGACCACGCTGCTCAACTGCATCGGAGGGCTGGATCAGCCCACACGCGGCGTCGTACGCGTGTTCGGCCGTGATCTCTCAGAGCTAAACGAGCGGCAGCTCACCCAATGGCGGCGTGAGCGGGTGGGATTCGTCTTCCAGTCATTCGGCCTGCTGCCCACGCTCTCCGCCTACGAGAACGTGGAGCTGATGTTGCGCATCGCCGGCGTGCACGGCAGGGAGCGCCACGACCGCACGCTCTACTGCCTCAGCCTGGTCGGCCTGGAAAAGTGGATGCACCATCGCCCGTATGAGCTGTCGGGCGGCCAGCAGCAGCGCGTGGCCATCGCCCGGGCGCTGGCGAATAATCCCCAACTGATCCTGGCCGACGAGCCCACCGGCGAGCTGGACAGCGTCACCGCCCGGGAGATCCTGGCGCTCTTCCGGCGCATCGTGGAGGAAGAGCACGTCACCCTGCTGATGTCCTCACACGATCCCCTGGTGGACGAGTACGTGGATCAGATCCTACAACTTCGAGATGGCCAGATCGTTCAGGAGTCATGAAGACCTCTCATTTGCCACGCCAGAGAAGCCCGGGCACCGTCCCGGGCTTCTTTTCCTGTTCGCCAACGCCCTCCACGCCTTGTGGAAACCTCTTGGCGGGACGACGGAGCTGTGGGATCTAGGGGCACTGGCGCTGGCAGCGCTCGTCTACGCGGCCCTGCCGTGGCCCTGGGCGGCGATCCCCCTACTCGCCCTCGGCTGGCTCATCGTCCGATCGCCTGGGCCGGGATTGGCAGCCATCGCCCTGGCCACGCCATTTTACTACACGCAAAAACCGCTTGGGGGCACATGGCTCTCCCACGCGGAGGCCCTGGTCATAGCCGCGCTGATCTGGACGATTCCCTGCTGGCGCCGCCTGCGAGGCCGGCTGTGCGCGCTGGACGGGGCGGTCCTGGCCTTCGTCGCCGTGGGTGGGGCGGCCGCGTGGATCGCGCCGGACCGAGGGGACGCATGGCTGGCATTGCGGCGACTGATCCTGATCCCCGCCGGCCTCTACCTGCTATGGCGTCTGCTTCCCGTGGACCGCAAAGGGATGCGCTGGGCGGCGGGGGGCCTCATCGCCGGCGGCACGCTGGTCAGCCTGATCGGGTTGGCCGGGTACGCCAGCGGCAACGTGGTGATGGCCGGGAGGATCCCCCGGCTGCGATCCGTCTACTATTCCCCCAATGAGGCCGCTCTGCTCCTGGTACGCATCTGGCCGCTGGCCGCCGCCCTCGCGTTGCACTCCGCTGGCCGATGGCGACGGCCACTTCTCCTCGCGACGGGGGTGATCCTCATGGCGCTGGCGCTGACGTTCTCGCGCGGCGCGTGGCTGCTGGGCGTGCCTGCCGGGCTCGCGGCGCTGTCCCTGCTCCAGCGCCGCCGGTGGGCCGGACCATGGCTACTGGGCGGAGCGCTGCTCGCCGCCCTGGTGGCGCTGAGCCGAGGCGGCAGCACGGCATTGCGCCCGGAGGTGTGGCAAGCCGCCTGGGCCATGTGGCGGGATCACCCCTGGCTGGGCGTCGGGCTGGATGGCTTCCAGTGGATCTACCCACGTTACATGGCGCTGAGCGCCTGGCGAGAGCCGCTGCTATACCACCCGCACAACCTCGTCCTGGAGCTGGGGACCTGGATGGGGCTCCTGGGGCTGCTGACCGTCCTGGCGATGGGGTGGACATGGGCCGGGCTGTGGCGCAGGGCAACCGCCGCGCACCCATCGCCGGTGCTGTCCGGTCTGGCGGCCGGATGGATCGCGGGGCTGGCACATGGGATGGTGGACGCCGCCTTCTTCCTGCCGCATCTGGCGTTCATGACCATGATCACCCTGGGGATGACGGCGGCATATGCGAATAGCCCCGAGCCCCCAAATGGCTCGGAGCCCGGCCCATACCCACACGCGTGACCGCGGGGAAGGCTTTGCTATCATAGATGTTTGATGGCATAATATCAAAAGGAATCGCAACCCCACAACACAGAGACCAGAAGGTTCGAGTAGTCTCCGGAAAAAGATCGCGACAAGGATCCTACACACGCAGAGAGCTTTACACGACGCGGTCCGCCCGCCGCAGAGCGGATCCGTCCTCGCTCAACGGAGAGACTACAGAAACCCGATCACGGATTTCGTAGAGGCGACTTCTGGCCCATGGCGGGCCGCTCTGGTCTCCCTCTCGAGAACCATCCACCCCGTGCAAACAAACGATATATCCCCAGGAGGTTCCCATACGGGCCACTGGAAGCGCTCCCCCTTGCAAGGAGGTGATGCCTATCGCCCGACCGCCAGAGATGCGCGCTCACTCAGTCCATGTGTCATGTCAACCGTTGATTTGGCCGCTCACGACGGCCGAATCGACCTCTCTCCCGTTCGTCGTGTAACTGAGGAGGAATCGACATGAAGAAGATCGTGTTGCTCGTTAGCATCCTCGTCATGGCCTCGATCCTGCTTTCCGCCTGTGCCGTACCCGCGGCCACCCCGGTTGTCGAAACCAAGGTCGTGGAAAAGGTGGTCACCCCCACGCCGCCGTCCAAGAAAGGCGGGACCTTCGTCACGAGCATCAACGGTGACCCCACATCCCTGAACGGCATCCTGGCCAATGATGGGGCCTCGCTGAGCGTGATCGGCCTGAACCAGAACCCGCTGATCCTGGGAGGGGAGAATTGGGGCACCATCGTGGCCGGCGATCTGGCCGAATCATGGGAGGTCTCGGAGGATGGCACGGAGTGGACCTTCCACCTGCGCAGGGACGTGAAATGGCACGACGGCGTCCCCTTCACGGCTGACGACGTGCTGTTCACCTTCCAGGCCCTCCAGGATCCTGATGTCCAGGCCGCCAGCTTCCGGGAGCGGTTCTTTGAGGGCGGAGAGCCCATCAAGTTCGAGAAGGTGGACGACTACACGGTCAAAGCGACCCTCAAACAGCCCATCGCCTCCTTCGCCACCAACATCACCGTGCCCATCATCCCCAAGCATATCCTGGAAGGCCAGGACATCAACACCGCCGAGTTCAACCAGAAGCCCATCGGCACGGGCCCCTTCAAGGTCGTCGAGTGGCGTTCGGGGGAATCCGTGGTTCTGGAGGCCAATCCCGATTTCTACCGGGGCGAGCCCTACCTGGATCGCTGGGTCATGCGCATCCTCCCCAGCTCCGACGCCGCCCTGGTAGCGCTACAGACGGGAGAGATCGACTTCGGCGAGATCTCCGGGAAGGACGTCCCCAAGTTCCTCAACAATCCCGATTTCCGGGTCTTCACCCGGACTCGCGACCTGTGCGATGTTCTCCTCTTCAACAACGCCCGCCCTTACTTCCAGGATAAGCGCGTGAAGCAGGCGTTGATGTACGCCCTGGACCGCCAGGCGCTGCTGGACACGGCGATGCTCGGGTATGGCACCCTGGCCGATTCGCCCTTCAACCAGCCGGTGTTCGTCTACCAGGAGGGCGATCTGCCTCAGTATGAATTCAACCCGGACAAGGCCAGGGAGCTGCTCAAGGAGGCCGGCTGGGAGGATACCGACGGCGATGGCATCGTGGATAAGGACGGCGAGCCCTTCAAGATCGAGCTCGGCGTGTTCACCGTCGCCGCGATCCACCAGCGGATCGCCCCTCTGGTCCAGGCCTGGTGGCAGGACATCGGCCTGGATGTCACCATCAAGAACGTGGATGTCGCCTCGTTCTTCCAGGCAGCCTATAAGCCCGATATCGAGAAGCCCTTCGATGTGCAGTTCACGGTCTGGGGCCTCTTTGGAGCCGATCCCGACCACTACGCCGCCACCTATGCCCCGGAGAGACAGGAGTTGAGCTTCATCAACTTCTACAACGAGGAGATCAAGCAACTCTTCGACGAGGGGCGGGTGACGCTGGACCTGGAGAAGCGAAAGCAGATCTACGAGAAGGCGGAGCGGCTGCTCTGGGATGAGTTGCCCGTCCTCCCGCTGTTCTACCGCCAGACGATCTACGTCGTCAACAATCGGGTGAACATCGACGAGGCGGAGCTGGATCCCGGCCGGCTGCCTCCGTTCCGATATCCGGAGAAGATCTACATTCAGAAGAAGTGATTACGATCGCGGCAGAGACGTAGCAGGGGCGAGTCTGGGGCTCGCCCCTGCCTGCCGAGGAGGACAATACCTGTCGCAACGGCAGGCGCCGATGACTTTTCGCAGGACGCCAGCTCACGGCCTGGATAACCCACACCGCGGAGGTCCTGTATGGGACGGTATCTCATCCGTCGCCTGGTGCAGATGATCCCTCTCCTGTTCGCCATTTCGATCTTATCCTTCCTGATCATGCATCTGGCCCCCGGCGATCCCACGGCCATGTACATGGACCCGACGAAGGGAGCCGGGAACAACCCCGAGACACTGCAGCGGCTTCGGCGCCAGCTCGGGTTGGACCAACCGCTCTACGTCCAGTACTGGAAGTGGTTGACCAACACCCTGCGAGGTAACTGGGGGTATTCCTTCATCAATCGACAGCCGGTGCTGGACAACATCATGGCCCGCCTGCCCAACACCCTCCTCCTGGGCGGGGTGGCCATGACCATCGCGCTGCTGGCGGCCATCCCTATCGGCATCCTGTCGGCGTCCAGGCAGTACAGCCTGTTCGATTACACGGTCACCGGCATCGCTTTCTTCGGCATCTCCGTGCCCCCCTTCTGGCTCGCACTCGTGCTCATGCAGGTGTTCGCCAATCACCTGGGGTGGCTGCCCGCCGTGGGCATGCGCTCGGTCCGGGAGCAGCTCAGCGGCTGGCCGGCCGTCGTGGACGTCATCAAGCACCTGATCATGCCCGCCACGGTGCTGGCAATGCCCTCACTGGCGGGTTGGATGCGCTATATGCGCTCCAGCCTGCTGGAGGTCATCGGAGCGGAGTACATCCGCACCGCCCGGGCCAAGGGGCTGAAGGAGCGGGCCGTGATCCTGCGCCACGCCCTCAAGAACGCGCTGATCCCCATGATCACCCTGCTGGGCCTCTCCCTGCCGGTGTTGGTGGGCGGCGCCTTCATCATCGAGACGGTCTTCGGCTGGCCGGGCATGGGCCGGCTGGGTGTGAACGCCATCCTGGCCCGGGATTACCCTCTCATCATGGGCGTCACCATGATGTCCTCGGTCCTGGTGATCCTGGGCAACCTGCTGGCCGATATCGTTTACGCGTGGGCAGATCCCAGGATCCGGTACCAGTAGGGGGAACGATGATCCCTGGCGCACGGAAGATGAGCTTCGCCGAGGATCGGCAGGCCATACGCAAGCCGGAGAGCCAGGCCGCCATGGTCTGGCGCCAATTCCGCCGTCACAAGCTGGCGCTGGCCAGCGCCTTCGTCTTGATCCTCCTGTTCCTGGTCGCCATCCTGGCCGACGTTATCGCCCCTTACGATCCCAATCAGGTCAATCCACAGCTGGCCCGGGGCTACCCTCAACCGCCCAGCGCCCAACACTGGCTGGGGACCGACGAGCTGGGGCGGGATTACCTGTCGCGGGCGATCTCGGGGGCGCGCATCTCCCTCTCCGTGGGGTTCGTGGCCGTCGGCATCTCCATCGTCATCGGCGTCTTCCTCGGATCGCTGGCCGGTTACCTCGGCGGCCGGGTGGACAACCTGATCATGCGCGTGGTGGACGTCTTCCTCTCGGTCCCGGCGTTCTTCCTGATCCTGACGGTAAATGCCTACCTGCCGCCCAGCATCTACAACGTGATGGTCGTCATCGGCCTGTTCAGCTGGATGGGGGTCGCCCGGCTGGTGCGGGGGCAATTCCTCGCCCTCAAGGAGACGGAGTTCATCACGGCGGCTCAGGCGGTGGGAGTGCCCGGCTGGCGGCTGATCACGCATCACCTGCTTCCCAACAGCATGGCGCCGGTCATCGTGGCCGCCACGCTGGCCATCCCCGCGGCGATCCTCACCGAGTCGGCGCTCAGCTTCCTGGGGCTGGGCGTGCAACCGCCGCAGGCCAGCTGGGGCAGCATGCTGGAGAGCGCACAGATATGGCTGACCGAGGCGTGGTGGATGTGGGTGCCACCGGGCGTGCTGATCTCCATCACCGTGCTGGCGTTCAACTTCGTGGGCGACGGCCTGCGCGACGCGCTGGATCCATCCCTGCGCCGCTAAGGACGCGCCAAGGGAGTACCTCTCCTGCCATGGCAGGGAGCGAGGCGGCAAAATGAGACGTCGTTCGTCCATCGTCGCATTTCCAGATCAAAGGACACGAGGATATAGATGAGCGTAGAGGCTATCCTGCTGGGCGTCGCCCAAGACGGGGGCGTGCCCCACACAGGCTGTGAGTGCGCCCATTGCCGTCGGGCCTGGGAAGATCCGAGCTTCCGTCAGTGGGCGGCCTGCCTGGGCCTGGTGGATCGCGCCCATCGCCAAAGCTGGCTGATCGATGCCACGCCCAATTTCCCCGAGCAACTCCACGCCTTGCGCGAGTTCGTTCCCGACTGCCCCCTGGCCGGGATCCTGCTGACCCACGCGCATATCGGGCACTACGCCGGCTTGATCCACCTGGGTCGCGAGGTCATGGGCACGGAGGAGATGCCGGTTTACGCCACGCCGCGAATGGCCGAGTTTCTCCGCGACAACGCCCCCTGGTCCCAGCTGATCGCGCTGCGCAACATCGATCTTCGAATCCTCACGCCCGGCGAGGAAGCCCGGATCGGCCCGAACCTGCACGTCACCCCTCATCAGGTCCCCCATCGCGATGAGCTGAGCGACACGGTGGCGTTCGTCGTGCGCGGCCCCTCTCGACGGCTGTTCTACTGCCCTGACATCGACTCGTGGGATCGATGGGATCACGATCTGCGCGACTTCCTCACCGAGATGGACATCGCCCTGCTGGATGCGACCTTCTTCAGCGCGGATGAGCTCCCGGGCGTCGACATGAGCGTGGTCCCGCATCCTCCAGTCGTCGATACCGCCGACCGGGTGGCCGGGGTCGACTGCGATGTGTGGCTGATCCACCTCAACCATACGAACCCCCTATTGGCCCCCGGGCCGGAACGATCCTGGGTGTCCGAGCGAGGCCTCCATGTAGGGGCCGCGGGCGAGCATTGGCCCCTGGGATAGGCCCCGCCGATCGTCTCTCCCCAGATCTCCCCACATAATGAGGAACATCATTGCCCGGCGCCCCCAAATGGGCGAAAAGAGAGTCAGAGGGGAGGGATCATCGGATGACGCGTGACACAGCGAGGGGCATCCAGGAATGGGGACAGGCCCTGGTAGCGGGCGCCATCGCGGGCGCGATGGCCTGCCTCAGCTTCGTCGTGTTGATGCTCCTGTTCCTGCTTCTGGGCGGCGCGGTGCAATCCCTCAGCTTCGCACGCACGGGCGCCATCGGCGGCCAGGTGCGGTCGATCACGGAGGTGCTCATCGCCGGATTGAGCGCCAGCCTGGCCAATGCGTGGCGATTCCTCTGGCA is a window from the Chloroflexota bacterium genome containing:
- a CDS encoding ABC transporter ATP-binding protein, with translation MAQEPFIICDNLVKIYKVADLEVVALQGLDLVVAPGELLGIVGASGSGKSTLMNILGGLDRPSAGRVWVDGYDLLKLSDAELNRYRRSKVGFVWQQGARNLIPYLNALENVMLPMTLAGVTGRKKRQRAEELLEAVGLAERRHHKLAQMSGGEQQRVAIAVALANNPSLLLADEPTGEVDSATALTIYQTFQDLNREFGLTTLIVSHDPGIARHVNRVVAIRDGKTASETVRQTVAAVSPEGDLVTEGEGQEEEIFEELVVLDSAGRLQVPKEYLEHFGIKGRARLEMTEEGILILPAPQSAYTQAAETPVADLVPTSRSERRGLRKLFSRWRRDGQSRRES
- a CDS encoding ABC transporter ATP-binding protein — protein: MNVGANGYIVETEDLWRVYKVGSQEVPALRGVNLHIPAGRFVALKGRSGSGKTTLLNCIGGLDQPTRGVVRVFGRDLSELNERQLTQWRRERVGFVFQSFGLLPTLSAYENVELMLRIAGVHGRERHDRTLYCLSLVGLEKWMHHRPYELSGGQQQRVAIARALANNPQLILADEPTGELDSVTAREILALFRRIVEEEHVTLLMSSHDPLVDEYVDQILQLRDGQIVQES
- a CDS encoding O-antigen ligase family protein; this translates as MWKPLGGTTELWDLGALALAALVYAALPWPWAAIPLLALGWLIVRSPGPGLAAIALATPFYYTQKPLGGTWLSHAEALVIAALIWTIPCWRRLRGRLCALDGAVLAFVAVGGAAAWIAPDRGDAWLALRRLILIPAGLYLLWRLLPVDRKGMRWAAGGLIAGGTLVSLIGLAGYASGNVVMAGRIPRLRSVYYSPNEAALLLVRIWPLAAALALHSAGRWRRPLLLATGVILMALALTFSRGAWLLGVPAGLAALSLLQRRRWAGPWLLGGALLAALVALSRGGSTALRPEVWQAAWAMWRDHPWLGVGLDGFQWIYPRYMALSAWREPLLYHPHNLVLELGTWMGLLGLLTVLAMGWTWAGLWRRATAAHPSPVLSGLAAGWIAGLAHGMVDAAFFLPHLAFMTMITLGMTAAYANSPEPPNGSEPGPYPHA
- a CDS encoding ABC transporter permease; amino-acid sequence: MGRYLIRRLVQMIPLLFAISILSFLIMHLAPGDPTAMYMDPTKGAGNNPETLQRLRRQLGLDQPLYVQYWKWLTNTLRGNWGYSFINRQPVLDNIMARLPNTLLLGGVAMTIALLAAIPIGILSASRQYSLFDYTVTGIAFFGISVPPFWLALVLMQVFANHLGWLPAVGMRSVREQLSGWPAVVDVIKHLIMPATVLAMPSLAGWMRYMRSSLLEVIGAEYIRTARAKGLKERAVILRHALKNALIPMITLLGLSLPVLVGGAFIIETVFGWPGMGRLGVNAILARDYPLIMGVTMMSSVLVILGNLLADIVYAWADPRIRYQ
- a CDS encoding ABC transporter permease, with translation MSFAEDRQAIRKPESQAAMVWRQFRRHKLALASAFVLILLFLVAILADVIAPYDPNQVNPQLARGYPQPPSAQHWLGTDELGRDYLSRAISGARISLSVGFVAVGISIVIGVFLGSLAGYLGGRVDNLIMRVVDVFLSVPAFFLILTVNAYLPPSIYNVMVVIGLFSWMGVARLVRGQFLALKETEFITAAQAVGVPGWRLITHHLLPNSMAPVIVAATLAIPAAILTESALSFLGLGVQPPQASWGSMLESAQIWLTEAWWMWVPPGVLISITVLAFNFVGDGLRDALDPSLRR
- a CDS encoding pyrroloquinoline quinone biosynthesis protein PqqB, with product MSVEAILLGVAQDGGVPHTGCECAHCRRAWEDPSFRQWAACLGLVDRAHRQSWLIDATPNFPEQLHALREFVPDCPLAGILLTHAHIGHYAGLIHLGREVMGTEEMPVYATPRMAEFLRDNAPWSQLIALRNIDLRILTPGEEARIGPNLHVTPHQVPHRDELSDTVAFVVRGPSRRLFYCPDIDSWDRWDHDLRDFLTEMDIALLDATFFSADELPGVDMSVVPHPPVVDTADRVAGVDCDVWLIHLNHTNPLLAPGPERSWVSERGLHVGAAGEHWPLG